A region from the Campylobacter subantarcticus LMG 24377 genome encodes:
- a CDS encoding NAD(P)H-quinone oxidoreductase subunit 3 gives MTHATIEHQYFGIFAMLIIASVIFFTLVYISSKIGSKLASHNRKKLGLGIYECGPMASKQANKINSQFFVFALIFILLDIEVVFLFPWAVIFKDLTAELSKYGLSLFVLVEVFVFILLLAVGFLYAYKKGAFAWQSIKK, from the coding sequence ATGACGCACGCAACCATAGAGCATCAGTATTTTGGTATCTTTGCGATGCTTATTATCGCAAGTGTGATATTCTTTACTTTGGTATATATTTCTTCAAAAATAGGTTCCAAGCTTGCCTCTCATAATAGAAAAAAACTAGGACTAGGAATTTATGAGTGCGGACCTATGGCTTCAAAACAAGCAAATAAAATCAATTCTCAATTTTTTGTTTTTGCTTTGATTTTTATTTTGCTTGATATTGAAGTGGTGTTTTTATTTCCTTGGGCGGTGATTTTTAAAGATTTAACCGCGGAGCTTTCAAAATACGGCCTATCTTTATTTGTCTTAGTGGAAGTATTTGTTTTTATTTTATTGCTTGCAGTAGGCTTTTTATATGCTTATAAAAAAGGAGCATTCGCATGGCAGAGTATCAAAAAATGA
- a CDS encoding ATP-binding cassette domain-containing protein, whose product MFLEVKNLSKSYKFKKHWYLKEEEIFVFKNVSFSLNQNENLLLCGESGSGKSTLAKILCMLECANTGEVLFENENILNLDFNAQRKLRQKIQYIFQDQKLALNPYKSVKKLLLDVYENFKLKPDFEELFKLFDVFELEKDILNLKPSKLSGGQSQRLGLIRALLLKPKLLILDEITAALDITTACKILNYLYAFQKKYDITYIFISHQEKILQDICHKKIFL is encoded by the coding sequence ATGTTTTTAGAAGTTAAAAATTTAAGTAAATCTTACAAATTTAAAAAACATTGGTATTTAAAGGAAGAGGAAATTTTTGTTTTCAAAAATGTGAGTTTTTCTTTAAATCAAAATGAAAATTTATTGCTTTGTGGGGAAAGTGGTAGTGGTAAAAGTACTTTGGCTAAAATTCTTTGTATGCTTGAATGTGCAAATACTGGAGAAGTTTTGTTTGAAAATGAAAATATATTAAATTTAGATTTTAACGCTCAAAGAAAATTACGTCAAAAAATACAATATATTTTTCAAGATCAAAAACTGGCTTTAAATCCTTATAAAAGCGTTAAAAAACTTTTGCTTGATGTGTATGAAAATTTTAAACTTAAACCTGATTTTGAAGAACTTTTTAAGCTTTTTGATGTTTTTGAGCTTGAAAAAGATATTTTAAATTTAAAACCTTCCAAATTAAGCGGTGGTCAGAGTCAAAGATTAGGTTTGATTAGAGCTTTGCTTTTAAAGCCAAAATTACTTATCTTAGATGAAATCACAGCAGCACTTGATATAACAACTGCTTGTAAAATTCTAAATTATTTATATGCTTTTCAAAAAAAATACGATATTACTTATATTTTTATTTCTCATCAGGAAAAAATCTTACAAGATATTTGTCATAAAAAAATATTTTTATAA
- a CDS encoding NADH-quinone oxidoreductase subunit C, with amino-acid sequence MMRKYSDKKNAQLKNYYEDRFYHAPMTKKLSIEGSIFESDHQILSQKFELKSSFIELDFWVIEINKDDNVAILSCLKKLGYEAFNDASALDFVAQKQGFEVYYQLLNMEKNLRVRVKTFVGLKERLQSVMSVFKGANWCEREIYDMFGIFIINHPNLKRLLMPDDWYGHPFLKSYPLHGDEFAKWYEIDKIFGKEYREVVGEENRDPGFVDEKDTLNFSRIYHEVGKGEAPREEKYLQEYQEEGGVPFVKKVKRMQAKFLDKRR; translated from the coding sequence ATAATGAGAAAATACAGCGATAAAAAAAATGCCCAATTAAAAAATTATTATGAAGATAGATTTTACCATGCACCTATGACTAAAAAACTAAGTATAGAAGGTAGTATTTTTGAAAGTGACCATCAAATTTTAAGCCAAAAATTTGAACTAAAGAGTTCTTTTATCGAACTTGATTTTTGGGTGATTGAAATAAACAAAGATGATAATGTTGCTATTTTAAGTTGCTTGAAAAAACTAGGCTATGAAGCTTTTAATGATGCAAGTGCGCTTGATTTTGTCGCACAAAAACAAGGGTTTGAAGTGTATTATCAGCTTTTAAATATGGAGAAGAATTTAAGAGTGAGAGTGAAAACCTTTGTTGGTTTAAAAGAAAGACTTCAAAGCGTTATGAGTGTTTTTAAAGGGGCTAATTGGTGTGAGAGAGAAATATATGATATGTTTGGAATTTTCATCATCAACCATCCTAATTTAAAAAGACTTTTAATGCCTGATGATTGGTATGGACATCCTTTTTTAAAAAGCTATCCTTTGCATGGTGATGAATTTGCTAAATGGTATGAGATAGATAAAATTTTTGGAAAAGAATACCGCGAGGTAGTGGGTGAAGAAAATAGGGATCCAGGTTTTGTGGATGAAAAAGACACGCTAAACTTTAGCAGAATTTATCATGAGGTTGGCAAGGGTGAAGCTCCAAGGGAAGAGAAGTACTTGCAAGAGTATCAAGAAGAAGGTGGCGTGCCTTTTGTAAAAAAAGTTAAAAGAATGCAAGCAAAATTTTTAGACAAGAGAAGATAA
- a CDS encoding NADH-ubiquinone oxidoreductase subunit E family protein — translation MRRVDLRKSQNLFEDLKQIIQNAYIGEVLVVLFEIGDFSNVEKSFAFVKEQNCELLNSLKFNQVDWTIVLKKVGQ, via the coding sequence ATGAGACGTGTAGATTTAAGAAAAAGTCAAAATTTATTTGAAGATTTAAAACAAATCATTCAAAATGCTTATATAGGTGAAGTTTTAGTGGTTTTGTTTGAGATAGGAGACTTTTCTAATGTGGAAAAAAGTTTTGCCTTTGTAAAAGAGCAAAATTGTGAACTTTTGAATTCTTTAAAATTCAATCAGGTGGATTGGACTATAGTATTGAAAAAGGTAGGACAATGA
- the nuoD gene encoding NADH dehydrogenase (quinone) subunit D — protein MQISTKLKPYYENISFEREDGTMIVNLGPQHPSAHGNLRLILELDGEEITKAAPCIGYMHRGMEKMAENMIYQEFIPTTDRMDYIAASANNYAYVAAVEKLCGLEIPRRASVIRMILLELNRIASHLLWLATHALDIGAMTVFLYCFREREYVLDLIEKYCGARLTHSSMRIGGVMLDLPEGFLDELLAFCNKFPNDIKDYEALLDDNRIWRARTENVGVVSKEQALSWGCSGVMLRGSGIAYDIRKEEPYLLYDEVDFGVPVTKMGDSYARYKIYMQEFRESLKILTQCAKLYQDTPPEILCNHPEYVSASKEQIMTQNYSLMQHFVLVTQGLKPPKGEVYVPTESPKGELGFFIHSDGSGRPYRLRARTPSFFHCAFLEEMLVGSYLADAVAILGSINIVLGEIDR, from the coding sequence ATGCAAATTTCTACTAAATTAAAACCTTATTATGAAAATATAAGCTTCGAGCGTGAAGATGGCACGATGATCGTTAACCTCGGGCCTCAACATCCTAGTGCACACGGAAATTTACGCCTTATTTTAGAGCTTGATGGAGAAGAAATCACCAAAGCTGCTCCTTGTATAGGTTATATGCACCGTGGTATGGAAAAAATGGCTGAAAATATGATCTATCAAGAGTTTATCCCAACAACAGATAGAATGGACTATATCGCAGCAAGCGCAAACAACTATGCTTATGTGGCTGCTGTAGAAAAACTGTGTGGTTTGGAGATCCCACGTAGAGCAAGCGTGATAAGAATGATTTTGCTTGAATTAAACCGCATTGCTTCGCATTTGTTATGGCTTGCTACACATGCGCTTGATATTGGTGCGATGACGGTATTTTTATACTGCTTTAGAGAGCGTGAGTATGTGCTTGATTTGATAGAAAAGTATTGTGGTGCAAGATTGACACATTCTTCTATGAGAATAGGTGGGGTAATGCTTGATTTGCCTGAAGGTTTTTTAGATGAGCTTTTAGCATTTTGCAATAAATTTCCAAATGATATAAAAGATTATGAAGCCTTGCTTGATGATAATAGAATATGGCGTGCAAGAACTGAAAATGTAGGTGTTGTAAGTAAAGAACAAGCTTTAAGTTGGGGTTGTAGCGGGGTTATGTTAAGAGGAAGCGGTATTGCTTATGATATTAGAAAAGAAGAGCCATATTTGCTTTATGATGAGGTAGATTTTGGTGTGCCTGTGACTAAAATGGGCGATTCTTACGCAAGATATAAGATTTATATGCAAGAATTTAGAGAAAGCTTGAAAATTTTAACCCAATGTGCTAAGCTTTATCAAGATACCCCACCTGAAATTTTATGCAATCACCCTGAGTACGTAAGTGCCTCTAAAGAGCAAATTATGACACAAAATTACTCACTAATGCAGCATTTTGTTTTGGTAACTCAAGGCTTAAAACCACCAAAAGGAGAGGTATATGTGCCAACTGAAAGTCCAAAAGGAGAACTTGGATTTTTTATCCACTCAGATGGCAGTGGTAGGCCATATAGATTAAGAGCTAGAACTCCTAGCTTTTTTCACTGTGCGTTTTTAGAAGAAATGCTTGTAGGGTCTTATTTAGCCGATGCAGTTGCTATTTTAGGAAGTATTAATATAGTTTTAGGTGAGATAGACCGATGA
- a CDS encoding NuoB/complex I 20 kDa subunit family protein, which translates to MAEYQKMSNAPVVLTTVDKLVQWGRSNSLWALSYGLACCAIEMMAAGGARYDFDRFGTIFRASPRQSEVMIIAGTLSKKHAEFTRRLYDQMPDPKWVISMGSCANTGGMFNTYSTVQGVDRIIPVDIYVPGCAPRPETFQFALMILQKRIRKEKASRKIAPKRLI; encoded by the coding sequence ATGGCAGAGTATCAAAAAATGAGCAATGCACCAGTTGTTTTAACTACGGTTGATAAACTAGTCCAATGGGGAAGAAGTAATTCTTTATGGGCGCTATCTTATGGACTTGCCTGTTGTGCTATTGAGATGATGGCAGCAGGTGGTGCAAGATATGATTTTGATAGATTTGGAACGATTTTTAGAGCAAGCCCAAGACAGTCTGAAGTGATGATTATAGCAGGCACTTTAAGTAAAAAACACGCCGAATTTACAAGAAGACTTTACGATCAAATGCCTGATCCTAAATGGGTTATTTCTATGGGTTCTTGTGCAAATACCGGTGGTATGTTTAATACCTATTCTACTGTCCAAGGGGTTGATAGAATCATTCCGGTGGACATTTACGTGCCAGGTTGTGCTCCACGGCCTGAAACTTTTCAATTTGCTTTGATGATTTTACAAAAAAGAATTCGCAAAGAAAAAGCGAGTAGAAAAATCGCTCCAAAAAGGCTTATATAA
- a CDS encoding ATP-binding cassette domain-containing protein → MIEISNLNLSFKDKILLKDINLNLEDGKALAIMGKSGVGKSLLLKSMIRLFDKYYKLNAQKFRIERKGILDLKEKELNALRAKINLLFQDVYGSFYPLVDIGSYFNIVLKTHTNLSTKEIKEKAFYYFECLGLKNHDLLWHSFIYQLSGGMARRVQIALALLSEAKYLLCDEITSSLDRVNEEKIITILKELKAQFKNLIFITHDINLAKELCDEVAIIEDKTLIYQIPIKEFLSNPKGVFAKELLNYFEKENVFRS, encoded by the coding sequence ATGATAGAAATTTCAAATCTTAATCTTAGTTTTAAAGACAAAATCTTATTAAAAGATATAAATCTTAATTTAGAAGATGGCAAAGCTTTGGCTATTATGGGTAAAAGTGGAGTAGGAAAAAGCTTGCTTTTAAAAAGTATGATTAGGCTTTTTGATAAGTATTATAAACTCAATGCGCAAAAATTTAGAATTGAACGAAAAGGTATTTTGGACTTAAAAGAAAAAGAGCTAAATGCGTTAAGAGCTAAGATAAATTTACTATTTCAAGATGTTTATGGGAGTTTTTATCCTCTTGTTGATATAGGGAGTTATTTTAATATAGTTTTAAAAACTCATACTAATTTAAGTACAAAAGAGATCAAAGAAAAGGCCTTTTATTATTTTGAGTGTTTAGGGCTTAAAAATCATGATCTTTTGTGGCATTCTTTTATATACCAACTAAGTGGTGGCATGGCAAGGCGCGTTCAAATAGCCCTAGCTTTGCTAAGTGAGGCCAAGTATTTGTTGTGTGATGAGATTACAAGCTCACTTGATAGAGTTAATGAGGAAAAAATCATTACTATTTTAAAAGAACTAAAAGCACAATTTAAAAATCTCATTTTCATCACTCATGATATAAATTTAGCTAAAGAGCTTTGCGATGAGGTGGCCATCATAGAAGATAAAACTTTGATTTATCAAATACCTATAAAAGAATTTTTAAGTAACCCAAAGGGTGTTTTTGCTAAAGAATTGTTAAACTATTTCGAGAAGGAAAATGTTTTTAGAAGTTAA
- a CDS encoding NAD-independent L-lactate dehydrogenase subunit, protein MSRINEISSQSKRLILDKIKNAPLSLEKIPTIDPIEHIKTSEDMLGELKEKMTANKYIVEESTADKLEEKINQIVASYGYKSLIYPRSLNIDIQKINAEQKTCFDQEIENLRTEVFHSDFSIIEARAGVSSHGVALVLSSKDQPRMLSLAPMLCIVLLKKENIVKSISEALNLVKKENAILPSNILFIAGPSRTADIELITVFGVHGSQKVHIVLY, encoded by the coding sequence GTGAGTAGAATAAACGAAATTTCTTCACAAAGCAAAAGATTGATTTTAGATAAAATCAAAAATGCACCATTGTCGCTTGAAAAAATTCCAACTATAGATCCTATCGAGCATATCAAAACAAGTGAAGATATGCTGGGTGAGCTAAAAGAAAAAATGACTGCAAACAAGTACATCGTAGAAGAAAGTACTGCAGATAAACTAGAAGAAAAAATCAACCAAATCGTAGCAAGTTATGGATATAAAAGTTTGATTTATCCACGTAGTTTGAATATAGATATTCAAAAAATCAACGCAGAGCAAAAAACTTGTTTTGATCAAGAAATCGAAAATTTAAGAACTGAGGTTTTCCACAGTGATTTTTCTATCATCGAAGCAAGGGCAGGGGTGAGTTCACACGGAGTAGCTTTGGTGCTATCAAGTAAAGATCAACCAAGAATGCTTTCTTTAGCTCCTATGCTTTGTATTGTTTTGTTAAAAAAGGAAAATATAGTTAAAAGTATCAGCGAGGCTTTAAATTTAGTCAAAAAAGAAAATGCGATTTTACCGAGTAACATTTTATTTATCGCAGGTCCTTCAAGAACCGCAGATATCGAACTTATAACGGTTTTTGGGGTGCATGGCTCTCAAAAAGTCCATATCGTGCTTTATTGA
- a CDS encoding nickel ABC transporter, periplasmic substrate-binding protein has translation MLRFFIMLFCALNLFATTPKDTIIIAVENEPERINPLFSEDHDVAIALVFSGLTRFDENMKLAPDLASAWKVSNDGLVYEFTLRDDVLWHDGVKFSAKDVEFSINALKDEKLNSPSKVNFDAVKEVKIIDDYHLTITLSKPFPAFLDALSVGVLPKHLLEKENLNTTKFNQMPIGTGSYKLKQWKKGQYMILEANENYHLAKVKTPKLILKHIKDPSISAIELKNGSIDVALVDFALAPNFANDKNFKMLIEPSADYRALMFNFNHEFLKDQNVRLALNYAIDKQAIINSLLHSFGKVANHPLEKSWVNPKEFATYTYDVKKANELLAKAGFVKNKNGILEKDGKEFSFEMYAMSEDSLRVALINILQSEFLKLGIKAKAVAKPSGSFDYTKIDSFLVGWGSPYDPDFHTFRVFESSQDSALNSSGWNFGHYHNAKVDEALKKARNSLDINERKKYYQEFIHALYEDPAFLFIAYIDYPLVFAKNIHGIKPHILGHHGVGFTWNAYEWSKN, from the coding sequence ATGTTGAGATTTTTTATAATGCTTTTTTGTGCGTTAAATCTTTTTGCTACTACGCCAAAAGATACTATTATCATCGCGGTTGAAAACGAGCCAGAGCGTATCAACCCGCTTTTTAGCGAGGATCATGATGTGGCAATTGCACTTGTGTTTTCAGGATTGACACGTTTTGATGAAAATATGAAGTTAGCGCCTGATCTTGCTAGCGCTTGGAAGGTTAGCAATGATGGACTCGTTTATGAATTTACTTTAAGAGATGATGTGTTGTGGCACGATGGGGTGAAATTTAGCGCCAAAGATGTGGAATTTAGTATAAATGCTTTAAAAGATGAGAAGCTAAACTCACCTTCAAAGGTAAATTTTGACGCAGTTAAAGAAGTAAAAATCATCGATGATTATCATTTGACCATCACTCTTTCAAAGCCTTTTCCTGCATTTTTAGATGCTTTGAGTGTAGGAGTTTTACCAAAACATTTGCTCGAAAAAGAAAATTTAAATACAACTAAATTTAATCAAATGCCTATAGGAACAGGATCTTATAAGCTAAAACAATGGAAAAAAGGTCAATACATGATCTTAGAAGCAAATGAAAACTACCATTTAGCAAAGGTAAAAACACCAAAGCTTATATTAAAACATATTAAAGATCCAAGTATTAGCGCGATTGAACTTAAAAATGGTTCTATTGATGTGGCTTTGGTGGATTTTGCTTTAGCTCCAAATTTTGCTAATGATAAGAATTTTAAAATGCTTATAGAGCCTTCAGCTGATTATCGTGCTTTGATGTTTAATTTTAATCATGAGTTTTTAAAAGATCAAAATGTGCGTTTGGCATTGAATTATGCTATCGATAAGCAAGCTATTATAAATTCTCTTTTGCATTCTTTTGGAAAAGTAGCAAATCATCCTTTAGAAAAATCATGGGTAAATCCTAAAGAATTTGCAACTTACACTTATGATGTAAAAAAAGCAAATGAGCTTTTAGCAAAAGCAGGTTTTGTAAAAAACAAAAATGGCATTTTAGAAAAAGATGGTAAAGAATTTAGCTTTGAAATGTATGCTATGAGTGAAGATTCACTAAGAGTGGCTTTGATAAATATCTTACAAAGTGAGTTTTTAAAGCTTGGTATAAAAGCAAAAGCAGTAGCTAAGCCAAGTGGAAGTTTTGACTATACGAAAATTGATAGCTTTTTGGTGGGTTGGGGCAGTCCTTATGATCCTGATTTTCACACTTTTAGAGTTTTTGAGAGTTCTCAAGATAGTGCTTTGAATTCAAGTGGGTGGAATTTTGGACATTATCACAATGCTAAAGTTGATGAGGCTTTAAAAAAAGCTAGAAACTCACTTGATATAAATGAAAGAAAAAAATATTATCAAGAATTTATCCACGCTTTATATGAAGATCCTGCGTTTTTGTTTATCGCTTATATTGATTATCCTTTAGTTTTTGCCAAAAATATCCATGGTATAAAACCACATATTTTAGGTCATCATGGGGTAGGTTTTACTTGGAATGCATATGAGTGGAGCAAAAATTAG
- a CDS encoding ABC transporter permease, whose amino-acid sequence MFKRLLWAFFLMIFASFLCFAMVYHAKGSVVFASVPQGTSFKIKEEIERNLNLDKPLLEQYENWLFNAMKGDFSYSLISGEKVSEILKEKLPYTIILGSLAFFVLFVLSLVLALFCVLYKDSFLDKFITFSTMSFFALPAFSLSLMLILVFAVFFKLFPSSAIADIGFEDDILNRLWHLFLPVCALVLSHLAVFVRFIRTSLIDSFNQSFIESAFARGLSKRRIYLHFVLKDAMAPILAYFGASFVSFLMGTYIVESVFSYEGVGNLVIKSILFKDYPVVLAVVIFSILVVVLANLIVEIICKMINPRFANA is encoded by the coding sequence ATTTTTAAACGCCTGTTATGGGCGTTTTTTTTAATGATTTTTGCAAGTTTTCTTTGTTTTGCGATGGTTTATCATGCTAAAGGAAGTGTGGTTTTTGCTAGTGTGCCTCAAGGAACTAGCTTTAAAATAAAAGAAGAAATCGAGCGTAATTTAAATTTAGATAAACCCTTATTAGAGCAGTATGAAAATTGGCTTTTTAATGCTATGAAAGGTGACTTTTCCTACTCTTTAATCAGCGGAGAAAAAGTTAGTGAGATTTTAAAAGAAAAACTTCCCTATACCATCATACTAGGGAGTTTGGCCTTTTTTGTGCTTTTTGTGTTGTCTTTGGTTTTGGCGCTTTTTTGTGTTCTTTATAAAGATAGTTTTTTAGATAAATTTATTACTTTTTCAACGATGAGTTTTTTTGCATTGCCTGCTTTTTCTTTATCGTTAATGCTTATCTTGGTATTTGCTGTATTTTTTAAGCTTTTTCCAAGTTCTGCGATTGCAGATATTGGCTTTGAAGATGATATACTTAATCGTTTATGGCATTTGTTTTTGCCTGTATGTGCTTTAGTGCTTTCACATTTAGCTGTTTTTGTGCGTTTTATAAGGACAAGCTTGATTGATAGTTTTAATCAAAGCTTCATAGAGAGTGCTTTTGCAAGAGGACTTAGCAAAAGAAGAATTTATTTGCATTTTGTGCTAAAAGATGCGATGGCACCTATACTTGCATATTTTGGTGCTTCTTTTGTAAGTTTTTTAATGGGAACTTATATAGTAGAAAGTGTATTTTCTTATGAAGGCGTGGGAAATTTGGTAATTAAAAGCATATTATTTAAAGATTATCCTGTGGTTTTGGCTGTGGTGATTTTTAGCATTTTAGTGGTGGTGCTTGCAAATTTGATCGTAGAAATAATTTGCAAGATGATTAATCCAAGGTTTGCAAATGCGTAA
- a CDS encoding BCCT family transporter → MIKTSFKKAVFIPSISVIIILSLSCIFLPKVTNDFINHIKSGIFANFSWFYILSVSFFVCFMLALALSKFGDIKLGDDDEKPRFKFTSWLAMLFATGMGVGLMYFGVAEPLIHKKALQTSDEDAMLHTIFHWGIHPWAVYGVCALAMAYFGFRYKMPLSLRSAFYPLLKEKIYGFWGNLVDVLALIVTVFGISTTLGYSASQLNAGFLNLGILSEQSFLEQSVIIIIIISLATLSSISGLTKGLKILSEANLVLAVCLMLFVLFSTETVEILSQFTSNIGNYLQNLIALSFKTYYYEKEHIEWFNNWTIYYWAWWLSWAPFVGFFIAKISRGRTIREFIFGVLVVPTSLNILWFSIFGNSALNLNDVLSSYTSTPESLLFYFLHNFSFSYLSSLLALLVLALFFITSADSGIFVLNSLSSGGAHEPYKWQNILWGFVLALLAASLLYSGGLGAILSITMIVALPFAFLLCLMCFSLLKGLIVDVNYSLTKLSQSSVYFSGEFWQERLARILKQSKEQDMQNFLNTKVKNAMKSLSQSLKNYGLKTQIIQEKSSISLIIKKEFAKDFIYGVQVVKKQASQSIINDKFMPTYSKEFIFEPQTFFADSRNGYNIEYLNEQEIIVDILKQYERYLQLLFDDKNEIFTKAYD, encoded by the coding sequence ATGATAAAAACAAGTTTTAAAAAAGCAGTGTTTATACCAAGTATTAGCGTGATTATCATTTTAAGTCTTAGCTGTATTTTTTTGCCTAAGGTGACAAATGATTTTATCAATCACATTAAAAGTGGTATTTTTGCAAATTTTTCATGGTTTTACATCTTGAGTGTAAGTTTTTTCGTGTGTTTTATGCTAGCGCTTGCACTTTCAAAATTTGGCGATATTAAGCTGGGTGATGATGATGAAAAACCTCGTTTTAAATTTACATCATGGCTTGCTATGCTTTTTGCTACGGGTATGGGTGTGGGGCTTATGTACTTTGGTGTGGCTGAACCTCTCATACATAAAAAAGCATTGCAAACAAGTGATGAGGATGCGATGTTGCATACGATTTTTCACTGGGGTATTCACCCGTGGGCAGTTTATGGAGTGTGTGCTTTAGCTATGGCGTATTTTGGTTTTAGATATAAAATGCCATTAAGTTTGCGTAGTGCGTTTTATCCGTTATTGAAAGAAAAAATTTATGGTTTTTGGGGAAATTTGGTCGATGTTTTAGCTTTGATCGTAACGGTTTTTGGTATTAGTACTACGCTTGGTTATAGTGCTTCACAATTGAATGCGGGTTTTTTAAATTTAGGAATTTTGAGTGAACAAAGCTTTTTAGAACAAAGTGTGATTATTATCATTATCATTTCTTTGGCGACACTTTCTTCGATTAGTGGTTTGACAAAGGGTTTAAAAATTTTAAGTGAAGCAAATTTGGTTTTGGCAGTATGTTTAATGCTCTTTGTACTTTTTTCAACCGAGACAGTAGAAATTCTTTCGCAGTTTACTTCTAATATTGGCAATTATTTGCAAAATTTAATCGCTTTGAGTTTTAAGACTTATTATTATGAAAAAGAGCATATTGAATGGTTTAACAACTGGACTATTTATTACTGGGCTTGGTGGCTTAGTTGGGCGCCTTTTGTGGGATTTTTCATCGCTAAAATTTCTCGCGGTAGAACGATACGGGAATTTATCTTTGGTGTACTTGTGGTACCAACGAGCTTGAATATACTTTGGTTTAGTATTTTTGGCAATAGCGCATTAAATCTTAACGATGTTTTAAGCTCGTATACTTCCACTCCTGAAAGTTTGTTGTTTTATTTTTTGCATAATTTTTCTTTTTCTTATCTTAGTTCTTTACTTGCGCTTTTGGTTTTAGCTTTATTTTTTATCACTTCAGCAGATAGCGGGATATTTGTGTTAAATTCTTTAAGTAGCGGCGGTGCTCATGAGCCATATAAATGGCAAAATATCCTTTGGGGTTTTGTACTTGCACTTTTGGCTGCTTCTTTGCTGTATTCAGGTGGTTTGGGGGCGATTTTAAGTATCACTATGATAGTGGCTTTACCTTTTGCCTTTTTGCTTTGTTTGATGTGTTTTTCATTACTTAAAGGTTTAATCGTAGATGTAAATTATTCTTTAACTAAGCTTAGTCAAAGTAGTGTGTATTTTTCAGGGGAATTTTGGCAAGAAAGGCTAGCTAGAATTTTAAAACAAAGCAAAGAACAAGACATGCAAAATTTCTTAAATACCAAAGTCAAAAATGCTATGAAATCACTCAGTCAAAGTCTAAAAAACTACGGCTTAAAAACGCAAATTATCCAAGAAAAATCAAGTATAAGTTTGATTATAAAAAAAGAATTTGCAAAAGATTTTATCTATGGAGTGCAAGTAGTAAAAAAACAAGCAAGCCAAAGCATAATCAATGATAAATTTATGCCAACTTATTCTAAAGAATTTATTTTTGAGCCACAAACTTTTTTTGCAGATTCACGTAATGGTTACAATATAGAGTATCTAAACGAACAAGAAATCATCGTGGATATACTAAAACAATACGAAAGATATTTGCAGCTTTTATTTGATGATAAAAATGAAATTTTTACCAAAGCTTATGATTAA
- a CDS encoding ABC transporter permease, with protein MRKFCVMMILLSFILALFAPLISSYDPNLVDLSKAKIDPNLSHIFGTDLLGRDVFTRILYALRVSLFVGIMAAFFSVFFACVYVFLTRFFAYAFFTRVLDMLLALPSLLVIMFFQSFLAGSLWSMIFIIALGHFAFVAKVLDTQLNKFQKLEFYQNAIVLGSSKMKALFSELFPACWNLLFVLFVLNIAHAITSEATLSFFGLGVELWTPSLGNMLNEASKAVFLGFWWMIFFPAVFILVLILPLLALGNDLQEEIKV; from the coding sequence ATGCGTAAGTTTTGTGTGATGATGATTTTACTAAGTTTTATTTTAGCGCTTTTTGCACCTTTAATTAGCTCGTACGACCCTAATTTAGTGGATTTAAGCAAGGCCAAAATAGATCCAAATTTAAGCCATATTTTTGGCACAGATTTACTTGGTAGAGATGTTTTTACGCGTATTTTATATGCCTTGCGTGTTTCTTTGTTTGTAGGGATAATGGCGGCATTTTTTAGTGTGTTTTTTGCTTGTGTTTATGTGTTTTTAACAAGATTTTTTGCATATGCGTTTTTTACAAGAGTGCTTGATATGCTTTTAGCGCTACCTTCTTTGCTTGTGATTATGTTTTTTCAAAGCTTTTTGGCAGGATCTTTGTGGAGTATGATTTTTATCATTGCTTTAGGGCATTTTGCTTTTGTGGCAAAAGTGCTTGATACTCAGCTTAATAAATTTCAAAAACTTGAATTTTATCAAAATGCTATTGTGCTAGGATCTAGTAAGATGAAAGCTTTATTCAGTGAGCTTTTTCCTGCTTGCTGGAATTTGCTTTTTGTGCTTTTTGTTTTAAATATCGCTCATGCGATTACAAGCGAGGCTACTTTGAGTTTTTTTGGCTTAGGGGTAGAGCTTTGGACTCCAAGTTTAGGAAATATGCTTAATGAAGCAAGCAAAGCAGTTTTTTTAGGTTTTTGGTGGATGATATTTTTCCCTGCGGTTTTTATACTTGTGCTTATTTTGCCTTTGCTTGCCTTGGGTAATGATTTACAAGAAGAGATTAAAGTATGA